Part of the Roseofilum capinflatum BLCC-M114 genome is shown below.
AAATCCGCAAAGAAAAAGAACGTCAACGGCTACTCGAAGAAAAACGCCAAGCCGAAGCTCGCAAAACCGCCCTCGAAACCATTGGTCGCTTCACCATTCGCAAACAAGTCGGCGAAGGAGAAGCCATTTTTGGAACCGTTACCGATCGGGAAGTAGCCGAAGTCATTCTCGAAACCACCGCCCAAGAAGTAGACCGTCGCGGCATTACCCTACCGGAAATCAGCCAACTCGGATTCTATAACGCCGAAATTAAACTGCATCCGGAAGTCACCGCAACCGTTGAAATCCAAGTTGCGGCACTTTAGTCCATTAGGGGATGGGGGAATGGGAGAAATATTGTGCCCTCATCCCCCAACCCCTTCTCCCACAGGCGCTGCCCTGAGCGAAGTCGAAGGGAGAAGGGGAGTAAAGTCCCTCTCCCGTGGGAGAGGGATTTAGGGAGAGGGCATCTCATTTGAAAACGCTATATAGCAAACCTAAATGAGTTGTGTAATGGCTGCCCCTCATCCCCCAACCCCTTCTCCCGCAGGAGAAGGGGGAAAAGTCCCTCTCCCGTGGGAGAGGGATTTAGGGAGAGGGCATCTCATTTGAAAACGCTATATAGCAAACCTAAATGAGTTGTGTAATGGCTGCCCCTCATCCCCCAACCCCTTCTCCCGCAGGAGAAGGGGGAAAAGTCCCTCTCCCGTGGGAGAGGGATTTAGGGAGAGGGCATCTCATTTGAAAAC
Proteins encoded:
- the rplI gene encoding 50S ribosomal protein L9 codes for the protein MSKRVQIVLNKDVSKLGKSGDVVEVARGYARNYLIPQGVALRATPGILKQVEIRKEKERQRLLEEKRQAEARKTALETIGRFTIRKQVGEGEAIFGTVTDREVAEVILETTAQEVDRRGITLPEISQLGFYNAEIKLHPEVTATVEIQVAAL